The following is a genomic window from Acidobacteriota bacterium.
ATGATCGAACGCGCCGACCATCCGTGGTTTATCGGCTGTCAGTTCCACCCGGAATACCAGTCGCGACCGCTTGAACCGCATCCGTTGTTTGCCTCGTTTGTCAAAGCCGCCTATGACCGCCGGATGCGCGAAGAAATCAACGAACCAGATCAAAAACCGTCGCTTTCTTTCACTTCCGAAGTTTCCGGCACCGCCGATGCCGAAGGAATGGCCAGTCTGGCCAAGCCGCAAATAGCATAGGTAGCGAGTAGTGAGTAGTGAGTAGTGAGTAGTCAATCCAATAAGCTGCGAGCAAGTGCAATCTTTGTTTGACTACTCGCTACTCGCTACTCGCTCAGGTTCACTACTTCACTCAATCGGAGGACTTTTGGCATCAGGGATCTGAGTTGGGTCGCCTGAATGCCTGATGATGCCGGTGTGATCAATATAGAAACAATCGTTCCCGGTTTTCGAAATTCCATCCTTCACCACTGGAACCGCATAGATTGAGAAGGTCGCCGGCACGCGTTTTGACCCTCGCGTCACCTTCATTGGGCCAAGCAGATAGCCACTTTTCGGAATTTCCTGCATTTGGAGGATGGTATTGTCCAGGTAATCTGCCTGGCCAAGTTCCGCCAGCGAAGAGGCAAAATTCCCTTTTCCAATAGATTCCTGATAAGTCACTTGAGCAAAGTGAATATTGCGCAGGGACTGGATCGCAGACGCCCTATTGGCTGACTGTCGAGCCGCCAGTAGATTGGGAATCGCAATCGCCGCCACAATTCCCAAATACCCGGAAGACATTCCTGAGTCGCTATAGAGCCGAACATCATCCCGCTGTACGGTTTGCAGCATGAGGCTTCCGTCAAAAATCAATTCATTCAGTAAAGGCTTAAAGTCTTCGGGTATGGCTGTTTGCAAGGCTTTGAAAAGATCACGAAATGGCTTTTCGGCCATATAGTTCACATAGATTGTGTTTGGCGGAACAGTGGCCATGACCCGTTGAAATTCAGCCGTTTTGCTCAGGACCAAACCTTCTTTGCGAGCGTCAATCGTGCGCTTGACGTCCTCTTTTTTCCCAGCCACGGCGACGTTTTCGATCAAGGCCACCGTGATAGCCGTTGGTCCCTGGCCCAGGTGAAATAAATCAACCCCTTGATAATTTTCGGTGACTTGAGGTTTGGGTTTGTCTTTCGGGGCAAGTTGGGCCAATGCCAGAGCTATCTTTTCAGCGCTTTTGCGCAGGAGCACCGGGTCTTTTACCCCGGCGACAACCAGTGTGAATGTTTCTTGCGGTGGCGCCTGTGGATCCCCAAGTTTGGAGAAATCTCCCAAACTGGTTGCCATCAGATATTCCCCGGTCAATCCAGCTAAAACCTCGTCCCGCAATTTGATGCCGCAGAGTTGTTCAATCTGGCCAATTAACACATCCAGTTTTGGCATGGAGGGTAAATCAGGAAGCTCCTTCGATATTGCCAAACTTTCATCGTGCAATCGCAGCAAATTGACTCCAAACCCATACACAATTTGAGCGTTTGCGGGTGCATAGTCGGCTAGTTTTGGGTTGACAACTGAGGTATCCACCATAACTGGAAACAGCCCTTTGCCTTTGTGATCAAGGCGGACTGTAAACCGCTGACTGAATTTTCCGTCGGCTACTTTAAAACCAAAGGCGAATCCTCCGGTTGAGGGAAAGCCCAGGTATCTGGGCAAATTTCTGGCCAGCGTCTCATTCTGGCTTTTATTTGAGGATTTACTGGTTTCGGATTGAATGCTCTGTTCAATCAAACTCGCAGCTTCCCGAGTGTTGATATAAAACAAGGCTGGCCAGTGCTGACCAAGATCTTGACGAGCAACTTGAAAATCCTTGAGATTCAATAATCGAGGTGAATCCTGGGGCGCGGTGAGAAAGCGTTTTAACTGTCCAAATGCGCTTATGATCACCAGTCCATCGGGTTGAATGGTGTAGGCAAAAGCGTCTTCCAGTTTGAGGCTGGTATTGGGAAAAACGGTCACCAGATTTTTTCCGACTTCTTCGGTTTTGGGTTCTCCGGCACGACCGTAATTTTCCAGCTTGATCAAGGCTGTGATGCATTGGGTTGCGACTTGAACGGTCGGGGTTTTGATCAAAAAGACCATTTCCGGGGATGGCGAGGGCGCGGTTGGAATTGATTCAACAGGTTCACTCTCTGGCCCGGCAGACTTTGTGGCTGATCCTGAATGTTGAATAATCCCACTTTCACTCACGTAAAAACAATCATCTCCGGTTTGGGCATCCCCCTCTTTGACGGCTGGAAAAGCGGTGATTGAATAGGTTGGTGCAACGTTATTGCCGGCTGCCGTGACTTTGAGTGGTCCAAGCACATACCCGTTCCAGGGTGTCGTTTGCATATTCACGATTGGCTCATCCAAAAAGCCAGCCGCTTCTTCTCCACCGGGTCCTAAAAGTTTCAATGAACTGGCAAAATTCCCTTTGCCGAGCGAGGTTTGATACACAAGCTGGGCTGAATGGAGATTTCGCAAAACCTGCATGGCCAATGCCGTATTGGCCTGCCGACGGGCTGGGGCAGATGTATCAGGTGTTTGCACCCGGAAGCCAAACCCAAAGCGCAACTGGCTCAGAGTTGCCTTGTCAGGAAATCCCATTTCCTGGAGTTTGGCCTCAATTTGGGCAGGGCTGGTGATTTTGCCCTCCGAAAGTTTGGTCACGGCTTTGCGGATGCCTTCAGACTTAAACAGCTCATCCACCATGCCTGGAAGATTCTCGATTTCAATAAACAGAAGCTGGTTGTCCGGTAGATACCGGGCCAGTGATTCGGTGACCGGAGTAGATTGGCTGGCTGGCTGGGGTGTTTGGGCGAGGACCGGCATCACACCCACACCTTGAATCAGCATCACCAGCAGTCCCATCCAGGCTTTGAAAACTTGACGACGAATTATCCCAGGCATAGAAAAATCCTTTCGTTTGAGTGAAAAGAGTTCAGAGTTCAAGCTTGAGCTTGCTAACCATCTCACGGACCGATCAAACCTGACTTTTCAACCGGAACGTCACTGGTGCGATTTTAAGATTTTCACAAGCTAAAGCGTGAACCCGGTACTTTTTAAAAGCTATTTGCTGGTTTCATCAGCGCCTTCGCCGCTTTCCTTCTGGTTGTCAGTCTGGCCTTCTTCGGCATCTTTGGCAAATTCAATCGCTGCCTGAAGGTTGGGTTTGGTGAGTTTGTCGAGTTCGAGTAACCCGGCGCGCATCAACGACGTCCCGGTGTTTTCACCTTCTTTGATTTCGGTTTCATATTCTTCAATTGACCGCGCCTGTTTGCGTTGATAGTCGTAGATGAGCGCCCCAAACATCAAGCCAATAAAGGCAATCGTCACCAGCCAGATCATAGTTCACCTCGTGCAAAAAATTGTGGATACACTGGCGCCAAGGGGCTTTGTGGGAAGTCTCGAAGGTGTTCTTCGATCACGGTTTTGACAGGTGGTTGGGGTTGCTGGCTGACATGGTTGACCAGCAAGAACAGCAGTGTAGCCGAAATAAAGCAACTCGCCCATCCCATCGTGACTTCGCCAATCCAGAACGTAACCGACACGTTAAAAATCAAGATGCCGAAGTAAAGCCCCGCCGGGCTCAAG
Proteins encoded in this region:
- a CDS encoding DUF3352 domain-containing protein, translated to MPGIIRRQVFKAWMGLLVMLIQGVGVMPVLAQTPQPASQSTPVTESLARYLPDNQLLFIEIENLPGMVDELFKSEGIRKAVTKLSEGKITSPAQIEAKLQEMGFPDKATLSQLRFGFGFRVQTPDTSAPARRQANTALAMQVLRNLHSAQLVYQTSLGKGNFASSLKLLGPGGEEAAGFLDEPIVNMQTTPWNGYVLGPLKVTAAGNNVAPTYSITAFPAVKEGDAQTGDDCFYVSESGIIQHSGSATKSAGPESEPVESIPTAPSPSPEMVFLIKTPTVQVATQCITALIKLENYGRAGEPKTEEVGKNLVTVFPNTSLKLEDAFAYTIQPDGLVIISAFGQLKRFLTAPQDSPRLLNLKDFQVARQDLGQHWPALFYINTREAASLIEQSIQSETSKSSNKSQNETLARNLPRYLGFPSTGGFAFGFKVADGKFSQRFTVRLDHKGKGLFPVMVDTSVVNPKLADYAPANAQIVYGFGVNLLRLHDESLAISKELPDLPSMPKLDVLIGQIEQLCGIKLRDEVLAGLTGEYLMATSLGDFSKLGDPQAPPQETFTLVVAGVKDPVLLRKSAEKIALALAQLAPKDKPKPQVTENYQGVDLFHLGQGPTAITVALIENVAVAGKKEDVKRTIDARKEGLVLSKTAEFQRVMATVPPNTIYVNYMAEKPFRDLFKALQTAIPEDFKPLLNELIFDGSLMLQTVQRDDVRLYSDSGMSSGYLGIVAAIAIPNLLAARQSANRASAIQSLRNIHFAQVTYQESIGKGNFASSLAELGQADYLDNTILQMQEIPKSGYLLGPMKVTRGSKRVPATFSIYAVPVVKDGISKTGNDCFYIDHTGIIRHSGDPTQIPDAKSPPIE